GTAGCTATAATTATAGCCAGACAAAAATGAATAAATTGTTTACCAGTTATCTGAATTATTCTAAAATGTTTGATGCTATCAGTAGCAACATAGATGCTACTATGGGTTATGATTATCAATATTGGAATGAAAAGAAACCTTTATATGTTGAAAATAATGTGGCCGGTGAATTGCAATCGTCTTCTCCAGCTGAAGATCAAACGCATGTATTGATCTCTTTCTATGGGCGATTGAATTATTCCTTGCTTTCAAAGTACATGCTTACGGCTACGGTACGTAAGGATGGTACCTCTCGTTTCAATAAAGATAATCGCTGGGGAGTCTTTCCATCGCTTGCTTTGGCGTGGAGAATCTCGGAGGAAGATTTTTTGAAGAACAGTACTACTATCAGTAATTTGAAATTACGTTTGAGTTATGGAGTGACAGCACAGCAAGATGGTATTGGTAATTATTCTTATTTGCCTATCTATACGTATAGTAATCAATATGCACAATACCCTTTTGGCGATACTTATTATAACACGTACCGTCCGGAGAGCTATGTTTCTGACTTAAAGTGGGAAACAACAAATTCTTATAATGCAGGTTTGGATTTTGGTTTTTTTAAGAATCGTATCTCTGGTAGTGTGGACTATTACACTCGGAAAACAAAAGATTTGCTGGCGACTGTCTCTGTTGCTGCCGGAAGTAATTTTTCGGATAAGGCAACGACAAATATAGGGAACATTAAAAGCCATGGATTGGAATTTGCACTAAATGTTATTCCTATTCAAACCCGTGATTTAACTTGGAATGTCGGTTTTAATGCGACATATCAAAATGTGAAAATCACGAATCTCTCTTTAGTGAAAGACGCTTCATCTCCTGGTACTTATGCCGGGCCTGAAGTTGGCTCTCGTAGTTTGCAGATTATGACTGAAGGGTATGAACCTTATATGTTTTTTGTTTACAAACAACTTTATGATGCTTCAGGTAAACCTATTGAAGGTGCATATGCTGATTTGAATGGAGACCATGTTATCAACGATAAAGATTTGTATCGTTATCATTCTCCTATGCCCGATTATCTTTTGGGTTTCAATACGCAGTTGACTTATAAAAAATGGAGTTTAGGATTTGCTTTGAGAGCCAGCCTTGGTAATTATGTTTATAATAACATGAATATGAATTTGGGGGCTTGGGAGACAATGCAATATTCTGCTGAAGCAATCAATAATTTATCAACAAATTATTTGAAAACAGGTTTTCAGACTCGCCAGTACTATTCTGACTATTATGTAGAGAATGCTTCGTACTTAAAAATGGACAATCTTTCTCTGGGGTATAATTTTGGTAAAGTACTTAATTGTGCTAATATCCGGGTAGGAGCTTTGGTACAGAATGTGTTTACCATAACCAACTATTCTGGGGTAGATCCGGAAGTATCTAACGGCTTTGACAGTTCATTCTATCCTCGTCCTAGAACTTTCTCCTTATCTGTTAACCTCGATTTTTAAATAAACCATAAATACTACATGCAATGAAAATAATAAAATCACTATATGTCTTTGGTATACTGATGATTGCGGGCCTCTTTTCTTCCTGCCTAAGTGAGCTAAATCAGTATCCTACAGTAGAGACAACATCGACTAAAGTATACAGCACAGTTGATGGATATAAATCTGTTTTAGCGAAACTATATGCTTCTCTGGCAATAGCCGGACAGGAAAAAGGAGATGGAGATACTGATCTAGGTGGCAAAACATCTTCAGGATATTTGAGAATTTTATTCAATTTGCAGGAAATACCTACTGACGAAGTGGTTTATACTTGGCCTGGAGGAGATGCATTGACTAATATTCAAAACATGAGTTGGAACTCTACGGATGAATGGGTGTCTGCGATGTATTATCGTATTTATTATACGGTAGCTTTATGTAATGAGTTTCTACGTAATGCTACGGATGAAAAGATTAGCAAATTTACAGATAGTGAAATAGCAGACCTTAAGATTTACCGTGCTGAAGCGCGCTTTTTAAGAGCCTTGGTCTATTCTCACGCAATTGATTTATTCGGCAATGTGCCTTTTGTTTCGGAGGAAGATCCGGTCGGAGCTTTTTTCCCTCCACAATATAGCAGAACGCAGATGTTTGATTATGTTGAATCGGAATTGAAAGATATTGAGGAAATACTTCCTTTACCCTTACAGAATGAATATGGAAGAGTGAGTAGAGCTGCTGCATGGTTCTTGTTGGCCAAATTGTACTTAAATGCAGAGGTTTACACCGGAACGGCCCGATACACTGACTGTCTTACATATTGCAATAAGCTTACTTCGGCAGGCTATACTCTAGAGGGAACTTATAAGAATTTATTTAATGCGGATAATAATCTTCGGACAAATGAAATTATTTATCCTATAGCACTCGATGGTCAGCATACTACTACTTGGGGAGGAACAACTTATTTGGTTTCCGGTGCTATTGTTGGTTCTATGGTAGCTACAGATTATGGAGTACAGTCGGGTTGGGGTAGCTTTAGAACATTGAAAGAGTTTGTAGGGCAGTTTGCCGATCCAACAGGTACTACTGATAAGAGAGCTTCTTTTTATACCGACGGTCAAACTTTGGATGTTGATGATGTGACGGATGAAACGCAAGGATATGCTATTGTGAAGTATACCAATAAAACGTCTACTGGTGCAAATGGATCTAATTTAGCTGATGGGTTAGCCGATACCGATTATCCTATGATGCGTTTGGCTGATGTCTATCTGATGTATGCTGAAGCTGTACTTAGAGGAGGTAGCGGAGGGACTAAAAGTCAGGCAAAATCTTATGTGAATTTGCTCCGTGAACGGGCTTATGGAAATGAATCGGGTAACATTGAAGAAAGTGATCTTACACTTAAATTCATTTTAGCTGAAAGAGCACGTGAGCTCTATTGGGAATGTACTCGCAGAACAGACCTTATTCGTTTCGGTGAGTTTACTGGTTCATCTTACATCTGGCAATGGAAAGGTGGAGTAAAAGACGGAACTAGTGTTAATGATAAATATAATATTTATCCTATTCCTGCTGCTGATTTAGCCGCTAATCCTAATTTGAAGCAGAATACCGACTATTGATTTACTCTATAATACTATAATTCAATGAAAACTATCAATCAATATATTTTTGTAATGCTGTCATTCTTCTTGTTAGTCTCTTGTAATAATGATGGAGATACAGCTGTGTTATCTGGTTTTGGAGCTGGTGAATTGAAGGCTTCGGTCACAGATATCGTTTTGACGAATGAACTGAATGGTAATTTAGTGCTTTCACTGGCTTGGAATACTGCTGAACCCGTTGTTAGCCCTAGTGACAAATATGGGACTGCAGCCGATTTGGTGACGAATATACTGCAATTTTCTACAGAGAGTAATTTTGCTACTATTAAAGAGTTTACAGAAACAAACAGTGCTAAATCATTCATAGGGTCGGCACTAAACTCTCTGGCTTTGAACATGGGTGCTAAAGCTGGTCAGCCCATAACTCTTTATGCACGATTAAAATCTGTGTTGGGAGGAAATGTGGAACCCGAATATAGTAATGTTGTATCCCTTAATATTACTCCATTTGAGAAAGCTTTTTATCTGTATATGCCTAAGGCTAATAATTATACTGATTTTTCAAACAAGCTTTGTTCCAGAGAAGGAGATGGCAAATATGAAGGATATGTTGAGGCTGCACAGTGGGATAATTTTAAGTTTTCAACAGAAGCTAGCATGACTACTGGGACCGTTTTTGGTTCTGCACCTAATTCACTTTATTCTCTTGACTCAAGTTCAGATCAATGGAATATATGGTTTGACGAGGGTGGCTACTTTCTGGTAAAAGCAAATACTAATACGTTAACATGGAGCAAGACTGCGATTACTTCTTTTTGTGTGACTGGTGAATTTAATGGATGGAGCTTGTCCGATGATCCGATGACGTATGATTCTACTACAAAGAAATGGAGTGTTACGTGCAATATATCAACTGTGCTTTATGGCATTCAGATAATAGGAAATCAGAATTGGGACTTTAAATATGGAGATAATGATGCTACCGGTGAGTTGTCTGCTGGCGAGTCTATTGCAATAGCCCAAACGGGTGTTTATACGATTACGATGGATTTAAGTGATCCTACAAAATATACATATACTATAACAAAGAATTAAGCCTAATAAAAAATAGTATGAAACGAATGAAAAATATATTTTTAACTCTCTTGGTGACACTCTTGTTCTTACCTTTTATGTCGTGTAGTGATGATGATAATCCTGCTGGTTTAGTGGAAGAAACGTCTACTTTTGCCAAGGGAGCAGATGTTAGTTGGTTAACTCAGATGGAAGCTTCAGGAAAAACGTTTTATAATGCTGCCGGAGCACCAATGGACTGTTTGAAATTGCTGCAAAGCTTAGGCATGAATTCTATACGTTTACGTGTTTGGGTTAACCCTGCTGACGGATGGTGTAATAAAGAAGATGTTTTAGCTAAAGCATGGAGAGCCAGCAAGTTGGGAATGCGTGTGATGATTGATTTTCATTATAGTGATACCTGGACAGATCCTTCGAAGCAAGCGAAGCCGGCAACTTGGGAGAATTTAAGCCTGTCTGGTTTGGAAGATGCTGTTTCTGCACATACTGTGGATGTGTTGACAGCACTTAAAGATGAAGGGGTGACTCCTGAATGGGTGCAAGTAGGTAATGAAACAGGTAATGGAATGTTGTGGGATGAAGGAAAGGCTTCTGTTAATATGGTTAACTATGCAGCATTGAGTAATGCAGGTTATGATGCTGTGAAGTCTGTTTTTCCAGACACGAAAGTGATTGTACATCTTCAGAATGGAAACGATAATGCTCTCTTCAGGTGGTTGTTTGATGGACTGAAAAGCAATGGTGCTAAATGGGATGTTATAGGCATGTCTTTGTATCCTTCGGCAGATAATTGGCAAACGATGAACGATGATTGCGTAGCCAATATGAATGATATGATTAGTCGCTATGGCAAGGAAGTCATGCTCTGTGAAGTAGGCATGGCATGGGATGCTCCTGAAGTAGCAGAGGCATTTTTAACTGATTTGATTACCAAGTCTAAGGCTATCGAAGGTGACAAATGTCTGGGAGTGTTTTACTGGGAACCGGAAGCATACGGAGGTTGGAATAATTATGCACTTGGAGCATTTGATGATAGTGGAAAGCCAACGGTAGCTCTGAATGCATTTAAATAATTTAGATTAGAACTAAAACATATATTTATGAATTTGAAATTCCTGACGATTGTTGCGTTAATGTGTAGCTTGTTTGTTGTTGTACAAGCACAGACAAAGTCAGTAAGAAGTGAACGTTTGCTTGATCAAGGTTGGCGATTTACGAAAGGTGATGTGAAAGGAGCTTCCACCGTGAAGTATAATGATGACAAGTGGCAGCAGGTTGTTATTCCCCACGATTGGGCTATCTATGGCCCGTTCAGCAGGGATAATGATTTGCAGAATGTTGCCGTGACGCAGAATTTGGAGACAAAAGCTTCCGTAAAAACTGGTCGTACAGGCGGGTTGCCTTATGTCGGGATAGGATGGTACCGGAAAACTTTTTCTGTGGATAACTTTGAAAAAGGGAAAAAACGAGTTGCTTTATTGTTTGATGGAGCGATGAGTGAAGCTCATGTATATGTGAATGGAGCAGAGGTCGCTTTTTGGCCTTGGGGATATAATTCTTTTCATTGTGATATCACCGATTTTATTCATTCGGGAGAAAATTTGATTGCTGTACGATTAGAAAATAAGCCTGAATCTTCACGTTGGTATTCAGGTGCAGGACTTTATCGAAATGTGCACCTCATTGTCACTAATGAAGTGCATGTTCCTGTTTGGGGAACATATATCACCACTCCCTTTGTTTCTGAAAAGTACGCTGCCGTGCATTTAGAAACAACTATTGACAATCTTATAGATAAGGATGTCAGAGTGCAGACTGTTATACAGAATGCAAAAGGAGAATTTGTGGCACAAAAAGATGAAATGCGTAAGTTGATGAAAGGGCAAAACTTTGAGCAAAACTTTATTGTTGATAACCCTTCGTTGTGGTCGCCCGAAACACCTGCTCTGTATAAAGCTATATCGCAGATTTTTGTTCAAGGTCGTTTAGTCGATGAATATACTACTCGTTTTGGCATCCGTTCTGTACAAGTTGTGGCCGACAAAGGCTTCTTTTTGAATGGAAAACTTCGTAAGTTTAAAGGTGTATGCAATCATCATGATTTAGGTCCGTTAGGCGCTGCGATAAATACTGCTGCATTGAGGCATCGCCTGAAAATGCTTAAAGATATGGGATGTGATGCCATTCGTACGGCACATAACATGCCTTCTCCTGAATTGGTACATTTATGTGATGAAATGGGATTTATGATGATGGTAGAGCCCTTTGATGAATGGGATAAAGCAAAATGTGAGAATGGTTATCACCGCTTTTTCAATGAATGGGCAGAGAAAGATATGGTGAATATGCTTCATCATTATCGCAACGATCCGAGTGTGGTGATGTGGAGTATTGGTAATGAAGTACCTACACAGTGTAGTCCTGATGGATATCGTGTAGCCTCTTTTCTGCAAAATATTTGTCACCGTGAAGATCCTACACGCCCTGTAACCTGCGGTATGGATCAGGTTAGTTGTGTCTTAGCTAACGGTTTTGCTGCATTACTTGATGTACCTGGATTTAATTATAGAGTACACCGTTATCAGGAAGCTTATGCTAAACTTCCTCAGGGACTTGTTTTAGGCTCTGAAACATCTTCTACGGTTAGTTCGCGAGGTGTTTATAAGTTTCCGGTAGAGAAAAAGGCAGATGCTAAATATGCTGATCATCAATCTTCTTCGTATGATTTGGAATATTGTTCTTGGTCAAATGTGCCTGATGAAGATTTGG
This is a stretch of genomic DNA from uncultured Bacteroides sp.. It encodes these proteins:
- a CDS encoding TonB-dependent receptor; this translates as MNSKISDIRYLAVCFILFVTLLGVKTPLFAQQKGGERKVTGKVIDETGESMIGVSIIVPGTTIGTASDLQGNFSLVVPNGDKKLQFSFIGYDTQDVPIPLNNILNVKLKPSALTLSDVVVIGYGSQKKSDLTGAVSDLSSKDFNGGLISSPEQLINGKVAGVQIMSNSGSPTSGSTIRIRGGASLNASNDPLIVLDGVPLESGGISGNSGNFLSLINPNDIESMTVLKDASSTAIYGSRASNGVIIITTKKGSGGKTKVSFSTTQSLQTKTKLISVLSPDEYRSLINEKGTDAQKALLGDASTVWNDEIFHPAFGTDNNVSVSGKIGKFIPFRTSVGYYNQNGLLKTDNAERLTGSLSLTPTFFDDHLKVNLNIKGASNSNRFANTTAIWNAAASNPTQPIYSGNSDFGGYNEVLQDGIPATKALLNPLGLLQQDDNTSTVRRIITNMDVDYKLHFFPDLKVHFTLGYDYAKGKGDRYIPETAASYYTTGGRSYNYSQTKMNKLFTSYLNYSKMFDAISSNIDATMGYDYQYWNEKKPLYVENNVAGELQSSSPAEDQTHVLISFYGRLNYSLLSKYMLTATVRKDGTSRFNKDNRWGVFPSLALAWRISEEDFLKNSTTISNLKLRLSYGVTAQQDGIGNYSYLPIYTYSNQYAQYPFGDTYYNTYRPESYVSDLKWETTNSYNAGLDFGFFKNRISGSVDYYTRKTKDLLATVSVAAGSNFSDKATTNIGNIKSHGLEFALNVIPIQTRDLTWNVGFNATYQNVKITNLSLVKDASSPGTYAGPEVGSRSLQIMTEGYEPYMFFVYKQLYDASGKPIEGAYADLNGDHVINDKDLYRYHSPMPDYLLGFNTQLTYKKWSLGFALRASLGNYVYNNMNMNLGAWETMQYSAEAINNLSTNYLKTGFQTRQYYSDYYVENASYLKMDNLSLGYNFGKVLNCANIRVGALVQNVFTITNYSGVDPEVSNGFDSSFYPRPRTFSLSVNLDF
- a CDS encoding RagB/SusD family nutrient uptake outer membrane protein, which produces MKIIKSLYVFGILMIAGLFSSCLSELNQYPTVETTSTKVYSTVDGYKSVLAKLYASLAIAGQEKGDGDTDLGGKTSSGYLRILFNLQEIPTDEVVYTWPGGDALTNIQNMSWNSTDEWVSAMYYRIYYTVALCNEFLRNATDEKISKFTDSEIADLKIYRAEARFLRALVYSHAIDLFGNVPFVSEEDPVGAFFPPQYSRTQMFDYVESELKDIEEILPLPLQNEYGRVSRAAAWFLLAKLYLNAEVYTGTARYTDCLTYCNKLTSAGYTLEGTYKNLFNADNNLRTNEIIYPIALDGQHTTTWGGTTYLVSGAIVGSMVATDYGVQSGWGSFRTLKEFVGQFADPTGTTDKRASFYTDGQTLDVDDVTDETQGYAIVKYTNKTSTGANGSNLADGLADTDYPMMRLADVYLMYAEAVLRGGSGGTKSQAKSYVNLLRERAYGNESGNIEESDLTLKFILAERARELYWECTRRTDLIRFGEFTGSSYIWQWKGGVKDGTSVNDKYNIYPIPAADLAANPNLKQNTDY
- a CDS encoding DUF5111 domain-containing protein yields the protein MKTINQYIFVMLSFFLLVSCNNDGDTAVLSGFGAGELKASVTDIVLTNELNGNLVLSLAWNTAEPVVSPSDKYGTAADLVTNILQFSTESNFATIKEFTETNSAKSFIGSALNSLALNMGAKAGQPITLYARLKSVLGGNVEPEYSNVVSLNITPFEKAFYLYMPKANNYTDFSNKLCSREGDGKYEGYVEAAQWDNFKFSTEASMTTGTVFGSAPNSLYSLDSSSDQWNIWFDEGGYFLVKANTNTLTWSKTAITSFCVTGEFNGWSLSDDPMTYDSTTKKWSVTCNISTVLYGIQIIGNQNWDFKYGDNDATGELSAGESIAIAQTGVYTITMDLSDPTKYTYTITKN
- a CDS encoding glycosyl hydrolase 53 family protein translates to MKRMKNIFLTLLVTLLFLPFMSCSDDDNPAGLVEETSTFAKGADVSWLTQMEASGKTFYNAAGAPMDCLKLLQSLGMNSIRLRVWVNPADGWCNKEDVLAKAWRASKLGMRVMIDFHYSDTWTDPSKQAKPATWENLSLSGLEDAVSAHTVDVLTALKDEGVTPEWVQVGNETGNGMLWDEGKASVNMVNYAALSNAGYDAVKSVFPDTKVIVHLQNGNDNALFRWLFDGLKSNGAKWDVIGMSLYPSADNWQTMNDDCVANMNDMISRYGKEVMLCEVGMAWDAPEVAEAFLTDLITKSKAIEGDKCLGVFYWEPEAYGGWNNYALGAFDDSGKPTVALNAFK
- a CDS encoding DUF4982 domain-containing protein, with product MCSLFVVVQAQTKSVRSERLLDQGWRFTKGDVKGASTVKYNDDKWQQVVIPHDWAIYGPFSRDNDLQNVAVTQNLETKASVKTGRTGGLPYVGIGWYRKTFSVDNFEKGKKRVALLFDGAMSEAHVYVNGAEVAFWPWGYNSFHCDITDFIHSGENLIAVRLENKPESSRWYSGAGLYRNVHLIVTNEVHVPVWGTYITTPFVSEKYAAVHLETTIDNLIDKDVRVQTVIQNAKGEFVAQKDEMRKLMKGQNFEQNFIVDNPSLWSPETPALYKAISQIFVQGRLVDEYTTRFGIRSVQVVADKGFFLNGKLRKFKGVCNHHDLGPLGAAINTAALRHRLKMLKDMGCDAIRTAHNMPSPELVHLCDEMGFMMMVEPFDEWDKAKCENGYHRFFNEWAEKDMVNMLHHYRNDPSVVMWSIGNEVPTQCSPDGYRVASFLQNICHREDPTRPVTCGMDQVSCVLANGFAALLDVPGFNYRVHRYQEAYAKLPQGLVLGSETSSTVSSRGVYKFPVEKKADAKYADHQSSSYDLEYCSWSNVPDEDLAVAEDYNWTMGQFVWSGFDYLGEPSPYDTDAWPSHSSLFGIIDLASIPKDRYYLYRSLWNKNDETLHILPHWNWKGREGQITPVFVYTSYPSAELFINGKSYGRQSKNKTSLQNRYRLMWMNAIYEPGEVKVVAYDASGKAVAQEVVRTAGKPHHIELTADRSILSSDGKDLAYINVRVVDKDGNLCPLDKRLIHFSVKGCGEYRAAANGDPTCLDLFHLPEMHLFSGELTAIVQTSHKEGKIVFEARAKGVKSAQLNLTAKAGK